The genomic region AACTGAAATGCTTATTCTCGAACACCACCTTGTGCTCCTTAAAGTGAACCGCCAACCGCCGACATTCCGCTCATTGCCAGAAAAAGGGACGGAGGGAATCAAAGTAGATTAATTCCCTCCGTCCCCTTTTGGTCCAACGACCTTATCGTAGCCCGGGTAAGGCCGGAGGCCGCACCCGGGATGCATGCCTATTACCTCAACGCCCCGGGTGCGCTCCGCTTACCCCGGGCTACGCTAGCTGTCGAATCGGCATGGCCTGGATCGTCGATCAGGTACCGGCCACGATCGGCCGTGTTCCCGACAGGAGGACATCATGCTCCAGAACCATCCCATCTATGCCTATCTTCCGGCGCGCGACGTCGCGCGTGCACGGCGCTTCTATGAACAGGTCCTCGGCTTCGAGCCGGGAGGGGAGCTGGCGGACGGCGTAACCTACCGCTTCGGCAACGGCACCGCCGCATTCCTGTATCCCACCGACAACGCCGGCACCTCGAAGGCGAGCCAGGCCTTCTGGCAGGTCGAGAACATCGAGAAGGAAGTCGCCGAGCTCAAACAGCGCGGCGTGACGTTCGAGCACTACGACATGCCCGACGACGAAGTGGACGGCGACATCTATACCGGCGGCGGCGCCCGGGCCGCGTGGTTCATGGATCCCGAGGGCAACATCCTCGCCATCATCCAGATGGTGTGAAGCTGCACGTTCCGATCAAAACCCACGATGGAAGCCAATCCCGTGTGCACTTCGCTTACCCGGGCTACACCGGCTGCTCAAGAGACGGCGCCTGGAAAGTCGACTCTGACCCCAGTTTTCCGTCCTTCCAAGGTTTGTTGAGTGCGTCGGATCAAAAATGAACCTGACCTCATTTCCCGCTTTGCCTACCATCTCAAAGTCCCGGGTGCGCTTCGCTTACCCGGGCTACGGTGGCCAACCTCATTTCTCAAATTTAGGGCTTTCCGGATCTGCCAGCCGATCCTACTCTCTCCATCAGGAGATCAAACCAATGTGCCGGTGGAGCATCATCCTGAGAGGAGACAGCACTTGGTCTAAACAGGGCATGGAGTATAAGGATCCTATCCTTCTCTGACAGATCTCCGCCATGATCTTCACCAGAAAGGAGTGCCAAGAAGGTCAGCAGCATAGTACTCCTTTCATTTGCGTCCTCTACGAGAGAAAGATGGCCAGCAAGCTGACGGCCAGCTATTCGAAGAAGCCAAATCACGGCAAATGCTGGAAGAAGTACCACAAGCAATCGAGGCAACATTTCGAGACCAGCGCCTCTTTGAGCACTGCTAACCTCAGAAGAAAGTGTGGCACTTCCAGCCAACCAATCAACGCCCCACAATAGAAGAGCAATCACCGACCCGGTCAATGCCAAGCCGAAGGCAATGCCCCATCCAACGGCATAAGCCTTGTGTCTTGACGCCTTGTCTTCCCAATATTGCCGGGATGCCTTCAGTTTCATATCTTCTCGGAACGCTCGCTTGAGCGAGCCCCAGTCCTTGTTAATGTCTGCCGCTTGATCCTTCCAGCCAGACTCAATCCCCTCAACAGTCTTCAAATGAGCGGCTTGTTGCTCACCACGCTCTATTTTCGCGCGTTCCAAAATCTCGCCTAAAAGGCGTTGGCCTTGAGCAGTTCTAGACTCCAGAGATGTCAGCAGCTCGTCTGCTCGAACTAGTAGGTCTTGCTGCCAACTAGGCACCGCGTAATAGGTGACTGCCTGAAATAGCTCTGAAAGCAATGGCTCCTCTTGTTCTCTAGCCACTGTCCCTGCGCACCCAGTCTCAATTGACCACGCCGCGAGCGAGAGGTCTGGACGAAGCTTGTGGAGCTCCAGCACTCTCAATCCTTGGAAAGAATTCGAAAGCAGAATCTTTCTGTTTCCTATCTCGCTCAACTGACCAACTATCGCTGCAATGGACTGCTTCTTTGCCTGTCCATCTTGCTTAAGCGCATTAGTCGCATGAGTGATCGAAGTCTGAAACAGCGTCCTTTGCCTTACTGCTCGCTTCGCCCCTCTAGTTCCGCGAGGCTGCACATAGTCAACCCACTTGCTCCACGCTTGCAGCTCTACGTTAGCCCACTCAATAAAGTCTTCGAGGGAGTAGAAGCGCAGCGAGTCGTCACCATTCAAAGCAACGGCAAAAAGCGGCTCAACAGCACCATTCTTCTCCGCCTGCTCTTCAGTGCCATCATTCATGGAGCCTCCTTACGCACGACATAAAAGGCCATCGAGCCTCGTCCTTCTCTTCCTCAGCTCACCCGCACTTCGAGTAGCCACAGTTGAGGCAAGTAGCACACCCATCCATGATCACCAGCGCCTTGGTGTTGCACTTGTGGCACATGGTTGCGGAGGGCGGGAACGAGACGCCGCCGTCGCCGGTGACTTCCACATCTTCCTCGCGGCGGTCGGGGCGGACCTTGGGTTCGGGGAACAGTTCGCCGCTGCGGTCGTCGGTGAC from Lysobacter alkalisoli harbors:
- a CDS encoding VOC family protein; protein product: MLQNHPIYAYLPARDVARARRFYEQVLGFEPGGELADGVTYRFGNGTAAFLYPTDNAGTSKASQAFWQVENIEKEVAELKQRGVTFEHYDMPDDEVDGDIYTGGGARAAWFMDPEGNILAIIQMV
- a CDS encoding DUF6161 domain-containing protein, with amino-acid sequence MNDGTEEQAEKNGAVEPLFAVALNGDDSLRFYSLEDFIEWANVELQAWSKWVDYVQPRGTRGAKRAVRQRTLFQTSITHATNALKQDGQAKKQSIAAIVGQLSEIGNRKILLSNSFQGLRVLELHKLRPDLSLAAWSIETGCAGTVAREQEEPLLSELFQAVTYYAVPSWQQDLLVRADELLTSLESRTAQGQRLLGEILERAKIERGEQQAAHLKTVEGIESGWKDQAADINKDWGSLKRAFREDMKLKASRQYWEDKASRHKAYAVGWGIAFGLALTGSVIALLLWGVDWLAGSATLSSEVSSAQRGAGLEMLPRLLVVLLPAFAVIWLLRIAGRQLAGHLSLVEDANERSTMLLTFLALLSGEDHGGDLSEKDRILILHALFRPSAVSSQDDAPPAHWFDLLMERVGSAGRSGKP